The genomic stretch GGATGGTTACAGAGGACTGAGCCGGTGTCCAAGAAGAAGCCTAATAAAAAACATTCTTCAGATTTGGTGAAGTTGAGCCTGCTTGTGGATGTATCCAAGGCCGTGGCGGTGATGGCCATCAAGATAGAGATACAGGACGATTACAACATCCTGGGAAAATCTCTCTTTCGGTGGACAAGCAAAGATACTATGCAACTTTTGTTGTGATGGGCGAGGTGTACACGCATGTCTCGTAGCTGGCGTGGACACTCCACCCATCAAACGGAATACATGTTCAGGTTTTACTCAATATGGCAACAAGTTCATTAACACTACTCACAGAGAGTACAAACACATTACAAACGCATATGCAAACGCTCACACATACGTACACTCACCTCTAAGAGCGCACACAcactctacccctatgagcacctttgaGAGACTAAGTTCAAGAAACTGATTTGCCAGGTTTTGAGATTGAGGAAGTCACCACGGGCGTCTCGAtgtcgacggaaacgtcgcctcccactgaaaaatattccGTCTTTTAATGAGATATCAAAGTGTCAAAACTGAGATTTAAACCAAAGTACCACtgtcctcctaaccatccaatcaCAGGTTGGTTCTTGCCATCCCCTACCCAAATAGCTTGACTTCCTGGATTTGTGTTCCTGGGCAGACAAACTAGGTCTAGTCAGTCAATGAATAATGCAAAAAAGAAGAAGGGTAGATGATTGATTCCCTTGTGACGAATGGTGGCTAAGCTCCATATTAACATACGTGATTAATTAAGATTGTCAACTTGATGCATATGGTCGGAGTCAAAAAGAAATGAGCATCATGTGGAGTTCATTGAACAGCATGTGTTGAAGGTTCTTGGTGCAAACTTCGAAAATTGGTACTAGATGATTGATTCCTTAATAGTAGGACGTTGCATGAACAAACAAAATTAATAGTACTGCCAAGTTGACTCGTTGTAAAGTTTATCAATATAATAGCGTGCAATGGAATTGTAGAGAATATAAATTGCTCTTAAGAAATATCGTATCTAATAATCGCTGGAATACAATATGCCAAAGagggctgctccggtgctcccctaaACAAATCCCCCTAAACAAAGCTGTAGAGTTATAGTAGGGGCTTTTTTTCTGTGGTGCGTCCGCTGAAACCCATATCCAGCCCATGTATACTCGTCTATATTAATACGGTATATGCATGTCgcgtaagaaaaaaaaaaagatcaagtGAGCAAGATCTTTATAGGACCTTTTTTATTTCAGCACACAGACGTGACCGTAGATACGTACAAAAACAAGGTACAACACAACGCGGGGCTGGATGGACGATGGACCTACACTGAAATTACGACCGTGCTCCTGCTTCCGAACAGGTATGGTCCACCGTTATTATATTTGACGGGTCTAAAAAAAATTCAGGGGaagagcaccggagcagaagagTATGCCAAGATGGACATAAGAAGTTGACAAATACAGTACTCTCTCGCGCGCTGTCACTCCAAATAGAGTACTATGTTTTTAAGTCCAGGAATAGTTTTTAAATGTATACCCGCGCGCTATCACTCCAATCTCATAGTCTCTCTCGTTCCCTCTTGGAGCGTTGAGGCAAACCGGGAGCAGCCATGATTCGCGGCCAGCCTTCTTTCCCGACTCCACGACGGTCGTCGCCATCATCGGTGACCACGAGATCCAGTGCATTCGCGGCTTTCTTGCCCGGCGCCGGTGACAGCGATACCAGCCAGCCACGCGGCGTCTTCCCCGGCACCGGTAGCGTCCATATCAGGTGGCCTAGTCTGGGTTTTCGTCGTCGACTCCAAGCTAGGTTCAAGCCAGCCGCCGGCCGTGTCGTCGATGACACCAGCGCTGTGGAACTCAAATCCGGAGCTGCACCGTGCTCGCGTCTGGACGTCGTGACCACAAGGTGATTTCCTCGTGCCCGACCCTGTTATCACTCGCATCTTCTCACCTATTTGGGTGACGTTGTCTTGGTTTCTGATCCCATTTCTTTCGCGGTTTGCTCTTTTGCTCTGGCTGTGCACTGCAGCTTCGGGGCTCCTCGATTTTCTTTGTCCCGAGTCCCGACTAGTTTCTTTCATGGTTTGTGCAGGCCTGAAACAGGAGCTGATCCACCCCCGTGTGCAACAGAGGCTGAACATCTGTGTTCCCTCACAAGTCGGTGCTCTCCTCACTGTGTACATACATAGCTACCTGATGACCAGCACTTTGCATATATGCTGGTGGGTCATCTCACTCCAATACTTGTTCATAACTATATTTCAGGTGTGGCCTCATGTGCTTCAAAGGAAATGTTCAACTCCTCTACCCGCATGAATCGTCCGGTTTCAATCGGCATCGCCGCTCTGCTTGTATCCGTGCTCGCTCTCCAGTTGATCGCCAAAACTCTAAAGAGTAGAGCGTCGGCGCTCGGGCCACGGCTACGTTGGGCTGCCCTGCTGCTCAACGGCTGCCTGGGTTTGGTTTATCTTGAGCTAGGGCTCTGGATGCTGGTGTTCAATCGGGACGCTTCTGTTTATTGGTGTCTCGTAGCATTATCTCAAGGACTGAATTTGATCCTTACCAACTTGGCTCTCAGCATCGGACCTCGGCTTCTTGGAGCGGCATTTGTCCGGTCTTGGTTGGTCTTGCAGAGCATCTTCGCAGCGTTCATCTGTTATTCTTCAGTTGCTGATATTGTGGCACACATGACCATCACCGTCAAGGCTTGTTTAGATCTTCTGTCCCTACCAGGTGCAGCTCTCCACCTTATTTATGCCATTCGACCAAGCCCTGATGAAGAGGGTTATGAAGGAATCGGAGATGGTTCATACAAGCCCCTGAACACGGAGACGGATGGCGACGTAACTCCTTTTGCTCAAGCTGGTTTCCTCAGCGAGATGTCATTTTGGTGGTTGAATCCTTTGATGAAGATGGGCTATGAGAAGCCCATTGAGGACAAAGACATGCCACTTTTAGGCGCCACAGATCGAGCACACAACCAGTACCGATGTTCGGGGAGAAGCTGAAGCGAGTCGTTGGGGTCCGACTCCACGCCATCAATCTTCTGGACAATTGTTTCTTGCCACAGGCATGCGATCCTGGTCTCGGGTTTCTTTGCATTGCTCAAGATTCTCACCTTATCTACAGGCCCGATACTTCTCAAGGCATTCATCAATGTATCACTTGGGAAAGGGACCTTTGAATACCAAGGATGTGTGCTTGCTGCGGCAATGTTCATGTGCAAATGCTGTGAATCGTTGTCGCAGAGGCAGTGGTATTTCCGCACTCGGAGATTAGGACTACAGGTGAGGTCGTTCCTGTCTGCCGCTATTTATAAGAAACAACAGAGGCTGTCAAATGAAGGGAAACTGGAGCACTCTTCTGGACAAATCATCAATTATGCGACCGTTGACGCCTACCGGATCGGGGAATTCCCGTACTGGTTCCATCAGACATGGACAACAAGCGTTCAGCTCTGCATCGGTCTGGCGATTCTGTACAGCGCGGTTGGCACCGCGATGATTTCGTCGCTGGTCGTCATTGTCATCAACGTGCTCTGCAGCGCTCCGTTGGCCAAGCTGCAACACAGATTCCAGAGTAAGCTTATGGAAGCACAGGATGTGAGATTGAAGGCCATGTCCCAGTCACTACTTCATATGAAGGTCTTGAAACTATATGCATGGGAAGGCCACTTCAAGAAGGTCATCGAGGGGCTGAGGGAGGTCGAGTACAAGTGGTTATGGGCATTCCAGCTTAGGAGGGTGTACAACAATTTCCTCTTCTGGGCGTCGCCTGTTTTGGCTTCAGCAGCTACCTTCCTCACATGCTATATTTTGGAAATCCCTCTTGATGCTAGCAATGTCTTCACCTTCGTGGCAACTCTGCGTCTTGTGCATGACCCAGTTAGGTCAATACCGGATCTAATTGCAGTTGTGATACGAGCTAAGGTTGCTTTCACTCGGATAGTAAAGTTCCTTGATGCACCCGAGCTGAACGGGCAAGTGAGGAAGAGATACCATGCTGGCATTGATTATTACCATATAGCGATGAATTCATGCAGTCTCTCATGGGATGAGAGTGCACCAAAACCAACTCTAAAGAATGTGAATTTGGTAGTCAAAGCTGGAGAAAAAGTTGCAATTTGTGGAGAGGTAGGGTCAGGAAAGTCGACACTTTTGGCTGCTGTACTCGGAGAAGTCCCCAGGACTGAAGGCACGGTATGTTATCTTCACCTTTCCACGAAACACATGGGTATCAATTTGTGAGTTGGTTCGACTTTTCATGAACACATATGAACGATTGTATTATGGTGACTTCAAGGAACCAAATGTACAGATTTTTTTCCTACAAAACCAGTCAAACTTAGAGCAATTGACTTAGAACGAACATTGAAATTTCAATTATTTTGGAACGGAGCAAGTAATAGCTAGTCTGTGGCTGTGAGGGTGCACGTTCTGAGGACTAAATCCAACGAGCCCGAAGACACTCTGATCCAACAATGCTGGGGTGGTCTGACGGGATGCTAGGATCAGTAGTCCGATCCCTAGCCATCACTTTAAACTTACTTGACTATAGTTGTTGTTTTTGACGGTTACTTGACTATAGTTGTCAACTTGAAGTATGTTTATTAATTCTTTCTTCGTAAGTGCTTGATATCAAATTACTAATCTTTGGACAAACATTTCAGATCCAAGTATGTGGGAAAATAGCATACGTTTCTCAGAATGCATGGATCCAAACAGGAACTGTGCAAGACAATATTCTATTTGGATCTTCGATGGACAGGCAAAGATACCAAGACACACTTGAACGGTGCTCGTTGGTCAAAGACCTTGAAATGTTGCCATATGGAGATTGTACTGAAATTGGGGAGAGAGGAGTAAACCTCAGTGGTGGTCAGAAGCAGCGCGTCCAGCTTGCTCGTGCACTATACCAAAATGCAGATATATATCTTCTTGATGACCCTTTCAGTGCTGTTGATGCCCATACAGCAACAAGACTCTTCAATGTAAGGTTATGTCAGAAGTGTGCAAATTGTTTTGTCATTTTATTGTGAAACTGGGTTAGAGTAAATTACACGGACACACACCTTTTGGGGCTGATGCAACATAAAACCACAACTCCAAGTAATGTTACCTTTAGTTGACATTCTCGCCTTCTCTTCCCCAACACTACTGGCACAGGCAACATCATAGCAGCCAAGGTGATGGTGGTTATGTGAAAGAAAAAATAACTTGTTATTTCTTAGGGATACGGTTCTAGTCATGTGAAAAAATAACTAGAGTTGTAATTTTGTTTGTTACATCAGTCCCAAATGGTGTGCTTCTGTTTACTTACTCATTGTTTTATGAATCTCTTTGCTTTCTGACAGAAATATGTTATGGGTGCTCTATCAGACAAGACTGTCCTTTTGGTGACCCACCAAGTTGATTTTCTGCCCGTATTTGACTCCATTTtggtatctctctctctacctctAAAAACGTAACCATATGAGGATATTTTTGCCTCTATGTATTATATTTATCTGCAGTATTTTGGTTATTTGTCAATGTCATTTGCATCTGATACTACTGACGTATTTTGGGCAGTTAATGTCCAATGGAGAGGTTATCCGTTCTGGATCTTACCAAACTCTGTTGGCAGATTGTAAAGAATTTAAGGACCTTGTAAATGGCCATAAAGATACTAGTGGTGTTTCAGATCTTAATAACAACATACCCCCTAGCAGAGCTAAGGAAATATCGATAAATGAAAAAGATGGTAGTCATGGAAGCAGATATAGAGATTATGTGAAGCCATCACCAGCAGATCAACTGATCAAGAAAGAGGAAAAGGAAACTGGAGATGCTGGTGTTAAGCCTTATATGTATTACTTGCGGCAGAATAAAGGCTTGGTgtatgcctcttttgctgtgattTCTCACATGATTTTCATTGCTGGGCAGATAGCCCAGAGTTCGTGGATGGCCGCCAATGTCCAAAATCCTCATATTAGTACACTGAAGTTAATTAATGTGTACATTGTTATCGGAGTTTGCACAATGTTCTTCTTGCTATCAAGATCTTTATCAGTCATTATTCTTGGGATTCAGACATCAAGATTCTTATTTTCCCAGTTACTCAGTTCCTTGTTTCGTGCACCCATGTCATTTTTTGATACTACTCCTATAGGAAGAGTTCTTAGCCGGGTAAGAATTCTTAAAGAAGATATACTCCCTCCCTCGGTCATGTATACAAGGCCACTTAGTCTTATCTTAATCAAACATGTTTAAGTTTGAACAGATTTATATaaaaatattaacatctacaATGCCcaatgaatatagtttgaaagcaTACTGATTTGATGATAGATCTGACGATCCTGATTTTGTTGTGTACATATTGACATTTATTTCtgtaaaacttggtcaaacttaaaccaTTTGACTTAAGACAAGATTAAGTGGTCTTGTATACATGGACATAGATAGTACAAGCAATTATACTTTTGTTCTACACCTGGAGAGTTTATCATGAGGGGTTAACTCGCTCCCTTTCTCTTCTAATGCAGGTCTCTTTGGATTTGAACATCCTTGACCTTGATATTCCGTTTGCTTTCATGTTCAGCCTTGCTGCCAGCTTAAATGCATATAGCAATCTAGGGGTACTGGCTGTTGTTAAATGGGAAGTTCTACTTGTATCCGTGCCAATGGTTGTTTTGGCAACTAGGTTGCAGGTAATTGGTGTGACTTCTTTTCTCTATGGATCATCCCCGTTTCTTGGGTTATCATACTCCAATTCATGCAGAGGTACTATCTAGCCACGGCTAAGGAATTGATGCGGATCAGTGGCACTACCAAGTCTACTCTAGCAAATCACTTGAGTGAATCAATTTCAGGGGCTATAACAGTAAGGGCCTTTGGGGAAGAAGATCGCTTCTTTACTGAAAATTTGGATCTTGTTGACAAGAATGCCAGTCCATGTTTCCATAATTTTGCAGCAACTGAATGGTTGATTCAACGTCTGGAAATAATGAGCGCCGTGgttctttctttttctgctttTCTCATGGTTCTTCTCCCTCAAGGAACTTTTAGCCCTGGTAAATTAACATTATGAAATGCAGTTTTAATCCTGATGTGTATGTGCCAGAGTCAACTAACTATATGTATTTGACACTATTCAGTAAATTAACATTACAAATGGTATGATAAATTCCTTTTGCACAGGTTTTGTGGGAATGGCACTGTCTTATGGTCTTTCCCTGAACACGTCGTTTGTTTTCTCTATTCAAAACCAATGCAAGCTCGCAAATCAAATAATTTCGGTGGAACGGGTGAGGCAGTACATGGACATAAAAAGTGAAGCAGCAGAAGTTGTCGAAGAAAATCGACCAGCACCAGATTGGCCCAAAGATGGCAGTGTGGAGCTTACAGATTTGAAGGTAATATTTACATGTACAAGGTACCATCCTATTAACAAACTTATGCAATTGACTTTCATTCAACAGATTAGGTATAGGAAAGATGCTCCCTTTGTACTGCATGGAATCACTTGCAAGTTTGAAGCTGGAGATAAGATTGGTATAGTTGGTCGGACAGGAAGTGGCAAGACAACACTAATTGGTGCGCTTTTTCGACTTGTTGAACCTGCTGGAGGGAAAATAATTATAGACTCCGTGGACATCAGTACAGTAGGCTTACATGACCTGCGTTCGCGTTTGGGTATCATTCCACAAGATCCAACACTTTTTCAGGGTACAGTAAGATACAATCTAGATCCTCTTGGGCAATTCTCAGATCAACAAATATGGGAGGTAAAATGTGCAGAGCTATCTACGTTGCTTTTTCTCGTCTTACCCAAACCCAATAATCAGATAACATTAAAATGAAAAAATGTTACACCAAAAGAACCCAATGTATTTGTTAGTCATGGGGCATTTCTCTTTAGGACCGTGGTAATTCAGGTCAGTTGCTGTGATAATAGACCTAACGATTTCAGAAAGTTCAGCACATTATCAAATGGGGTGAATAAACTGAATTAGGCAAATCCTGTATGACATGTTGGTTTTTTCATAACAAAAGACCTAGACATAATGTTGCATTTCAAAAGGAATCACTAAAGTGGATTTCAATGTGCTGCAGGTTCTTGACAAATGCCAACTTCTTGAAGTTGTCGAGGAGAAAGAACAGGGATTGGATTCACATGGTAGGAGACTTCAGATCTGAACAGAAAGCTATGCTCTAGTTATCTCGAAAATTCAAAATAGGTGTCAAAATGTGTTTGCCCTATATATGTCAAATAGTTAGTAGTCTTAGCATATGCCTATTAGCTACATCATCGCGATAGCATGGTGTTTGTAACTATCTCCTTCATAGTACTGAttaagagcttatcataatagttATGGAAGACGGATCAAACTGGAGCATGGGCCAAAGGCAGCTCTTCTCTCTGGGACGTGTACTTTTGAGAAGGTGCCGTATCTTAGTTCTTGATGAGGCCACAGCTTCTATAGACAATGCAACAGATGCCGTCCTTCAGAAAACAATTCGGAGAGAATTCAAAAATTGCACTGTTATTACAGTTGCTCACCGTATACCAACAGTTATGGACTGTGATATGGTACTTGCAATGAGTGACGGTATGTTTCTCTTACCGGCACCTTACTATTGACCAGCATCAGTTAATATGGAATATGTGGATTATAGTTGAAACCAAATGTATTGTGGATCTTTCCATACTAATGATGTGAACACTTCCAGGGAGAGTAGTGGAGTATGACAGACCTGCAAAGCTCATGAAAACTGAAGGATCTCTCTTTCGCGAGCTGGTCAAGGAGTACTGGTCATACACATCGAAAACAACTATTTAGAGGACTTTGTTGATTTCGTTTGTATACTTGCTGCATCGCTCCAAGAGATGAACTTAATTCAGCTTTAACAAAAGAGATATGcttacctcaaaaaaaaagatGTACAGTAACATATGCTTACCTTAGAGGAATTCATCTATTTGGAATCTGAAGAAAATACAGTGGTATCTGCCGGTTATTTTCTCAAAAAATTAGTTCGCTATCTCTTGCTACCAGAAATTCTGAGTATCATAAGGTGCATTGTCGCCACCCTTCAGAATTGCTGAAGATGAGTACAGCAAGTCCCTGAAGATTTCCAGTAATAAGATATATAAATGGCCAAATAGGAGGTACATACAAATCTGCAACCCTGCTCACTATACTGATTAGTAAGGCTAAGGGGGAGCTCATAGTATTACCAAGGTAATAGTAGAGCACCGAACTGGTCTTTACAC from Lolium rigidum isolate FL_2022 chromosome 4, APGP_CSIRO_Lrig_0.1, whole genome shotgun sequence encodes the following:
- the LOC124647037 gene encoding ABC transporter C family member 10-like, with the protein product MLVGHLTPILVHNYISGVASCASKEMFNSSTRMNRPVSIGIAALLVSVLALQLIAKTLKSRASALGPRLRWAALLLNGCLGLVYLELGLWMLVFNRDASVYWCLVALSQGLNLILTNLALSIGPRLLGAAFVRSWLVLQSIFAAFICYSSVADIVAHMTITVKACLDLLSLPGAALHLIYAIRPSPDEEGYEGIGDGSYKPLNTETDGDVTPFAQILTLSTGPILLKAFINVSLGKGTFEYQGCVLAARQWYFRTRRLGLQVRSFLSAAIYKKQQRLSNEGKLEHSSGQIINYATVDAYRIGEFPYWFHQTWTTSVQLCIGLAILYSAVGTAMISSLVVIVINVLCSAPLAKLQHRFQSKLMEAQDVRLKAMSQSLLHMKVLKLYAWEGHFKKVIEGLREVEYKWLWAFQLRRVYNNFLFWASPVLASAATFLTCYILEIPLDASNVFTFVATLRLVHDPVRSIPDLIAVVIRAKVAFTRIVKFLDAPELNGQVRKRYHAGIDYYHIAMNSCSLSWDESAPKPTLKNVNLVVKAGEKVAICGEVGSGKSTLLAAVLGEVPRTEGTIQVCGKIAYVSQNAWIQTGTVQDNILFGSSMDRQRYQDTLERCSLVKDLEMLPYGDCTEIGERGVNLSGGQKQRVQLARALYQNADIYLLDDPFSAVDAHTATRLFNKYVMGALSDKTVLLVTHQVDFLPVFDSILLMSNGEVIRSGSYQTLLADCKEFKDLVNGHKDTSGVSDLNNNIPPSRAKEISINEKDGSHGSRYRDYVKPSPADQLIKKEEKETGDAGVKPYMYYLRQNKGLVYASFAVISHMIFIAGQIAQSSWMAANVQNPHISTLKLINVYIVIGVCTMFFLLSRSLSVIILGIQTSRFLFSQLLSSLFRAPMSFFDTTPIGRVLSRVSLDLNILDLDIPFAFMFSLAASLNAYSNLGVLAVVKWEVLLVSVPMVVLATRLQRYYLATAKELMRISGTTKSTLANHLSESISGAITVRAFGEEDRFFTENLDLVDKNASPCFHNFAATEWLIQRLEIMSAVVLSFSAFLMVLLPQGTFSPGFVGMALSYGLSLNTSFVFSIQNQCKLANQIISVERVRQYMDIKSEAAEVVEENRPAPDWPKDGSVELTDLKIRYRKDAPFVLHGITCKFEAGDKIGIVGRTGSGKTTLIGALFRLVEPAGGKIIIDSVDISTVGLHDLRSRLGIIPQDPTLFQGTVRYNLDPLGQFSDQQIWEVLDKCQLLEVVEEKEQGLDSHVMEDGSNWSMGQRQLFSLGRVLLRRCRILVLDEATASIDNATDAVLQKTIRREFKNCTVITVAHRIPTVMDCDMVLAMSDGRVVEYDRPAKLMKTEGSLFRELVKEYWSYTSKTTI